One segment of Rhodopirellula bahusiensis DNA contains the following:
- the ccsA gene encoding cytochrome c biogenesis protein encodes MASVTNDTHATDDRVSTIADWLTPSRLLALAGSLKFTVALFAMSIVLVLVGTLAQDEMNMQEVKQRYFLSWIAPLHLDDFFPQAFVRHEEPFSIIVPLWEGREVDLLVWRFPGGALLGMLLMVNLIAAKITRFRLQASGGRLAAGLAFLVAGILVAGLIVFTGHNDDGLQGTPPSWLSYDRLWSVVMAVLSIGTVAMGMTASSVKLPILRWLTYFATGALAVTVLYCLFTGTRIGDPGLRIVWQLAKGVGAGLIMLVGCQLAFGKQGGNVLLHLGVGLLMVGQFAFGDRQTEQRLSLVEGQSTNTFVNLDEIELQFIHTEDDVQNVVAVPAQRLVNAASNESTIENESLPVKIKVLEYFENAGIQDYQDDSPATKGIGLQVSAAERSKSGGADMAMNIPAAYVELIEPESDKSLGVFLVSQSINDRKMLVPDGTSKDTFDSITVGDKEYEFGLRLHREVKPYWVQLEDVRRVTYSNTQTPRDFSSFIRIVDSETGEDRKERVWMNNPLRYRGETFYQSNYETLPGGKELTGIQVVRNSGWLIPYVACSITGLGMLVHFWGTLTRFISRRRRENERALAEFGSEESAGTSKFADGIEVTAEPASRKNLPVIVYLAAVAALVTVILAPSVSLKNKLKPADRASEFDLAALGKVPVQYGGRVMPLDAYARQTMKAMTNKDSLPLDAAPSEIKDRVETKKLSAVQWLMEVAVDEPALRYLPMFRIDAEEIRAELDLDRRESKLYSLDEIGKNLERFTKMVEDAREKESLDQDFKDKKAIELDMRTRQYTVAAAMRLPVPEDIPAKFFPEGTSEQTRQLVALRQLERQMNSLAQMSAPAIIPPSMELATNSEQQADWTAFAPAFFDMAKNGIAPKDSQPGIRTFGELIREYGEGDPAAFNQALDDHLAAVQAYNIPGYDHFAVSLEQWLGAANPTAIATGLYILAIILGLIYFAIDSPRLGNAVWGTIAIAFIIHTIVILSRVYITGRAPVINLYSSAIFIGWAAVLFGLVVERIFRYGTGNMLAAVAGMMTLRVAYNLTLNVGQAETMGVLQAVLDTQFWLSTHVISVSLGYVATLVAGLLGIGYLISGWINASDRARRDLYRCVYGASCFGILFSFIGTVLGGLWADDSWGRFWGWDPKENGALLIVIWNALMLHARWDGMVKARGFAILAIGGNIITAWSWFGTNELGIGLHSYGFTEGMLRNLAIFFATQFAFIAAGLLIPSRSPLSDES; translated from the coding sequence ATGGCATCCGTCACCAACGATACCCACGCAACGGACGATCGCGTCTCAACCATCGCGGATTGGCTAACCCCTTCGCGATTGCTCGCGTTGGCAGGATCGCTCAAGTTCACCGTCGCTCTGTTCGCGATGTCGATCGTGCTCGTTTTGGTCGGCACGTTGGCTCAAGATGAAATGAACATGCAGGAGGTCAAGCAACGATACTTCCTGTCGTGGATCGCTCCGTTGCACTTGGACGACTTCTTCCCACAAGCGTTTGTGCGACACGAAGAACCGTTTTCAATAATCGTGCCTTTGTGGGAAGGTCGCGAGGTAGATCTGCTAGTGTGGCGGTTCCCCGGCGGGGCGTTACTCGGGATGCTGCTGATGGTCAACCTGATAGCAGCCAAGATCACTCGCTTCCGATTACAAGCCAGCGGCGGTCGCTTGGCCGCCGGATTGGCATTTTTGGTTGCGGGAATCTTGGTTGCCGGACTGATTGTCTTTACCGGACACAACGACGATGGACTGCAAGGCACACCGCCCAGCTGGCTGTCCTACGATCGATTGTGGTCGGTCGTCATGGCGGTTCTGTCGATCGGAACCGTTGCAATGGGCATGACAGCATCCTCCGTCAAACTCCCAATCCTGCGATGGTTGACGTACTTCGCGACCGGAGCGTTGGCGGTGACCGTGCTGTATTGCTTGTTTACCGGAACTCGCATCGGCGATCCAGGACTTCGAATCGTCTGGCAACTCGCCAAGGGTGTGGGCGCCGGTCTGATCATGCTGGTTGGATGCCAATTGGCGTTTGGCAAACAGGGCGGCAACGTGCTGCTGCACCTCGGCGTTGGATTGTTGATGGTCGGCCAGTTTGCTTTCGGTGACCGCCAGACGGAACAACGCCTCAGTCTCGTTGAAGGGCAATCCACCAACACGTTCGTGAACTTGGACGAAATCGAACTTCAGTTCATCCACACCGAAGACGACGTCCAAAATGTCGTCGCCGTTCCGGCTCAGCGATTGGTAAACGCGGCCTCGAACGAGTCAACGATCGAGAACGAGTCGCTGCCCGTCAAAATCAAGGTACTCGAATACTTTGAAAATGCAGGAATCCAAGATTACCAGGACGACTCACCCGCAACCAAGGGAATCGGTCTGCAAGTCTCCGCTGCTGAGCGGAGCAAGTCAGGCGGTGCGGACATGGCGATGAACATCCCCGCCGCTTACGTCGAGTTGATCGAACCAGAATCCGACAAATCACTCGGAGTCTTCTTGGTCAGCCAGTCGATCAATGATCGCAAAATGCTGGTCCCTGATGGAACTTCCAAAGACACATTCGATTCCATCACCGTGGGCGACAAAGAATACGAATTCGGATTGCGTTTGCACCGAGAAGTCAAACCGTACTGGGTTCAGCTCGAAGACGTTCGACGAGTCACCTACAGCAACACCCAAACACCACGTGATTTCTCATCCTTTATCCGAATCGTCGACAGCGAAACTGGCGAAGACCGCAAGGAACGAGTCTGGATGAACAACCCGCTTCGCTATCGTGGCGAAACGTTCTACCAATCGAATTATGAAACGTTGCCGGGTGGCAAAGAGCTCACCGGCATCCAGGTCGTCCGCAACTCGGGTTGGCTGATTCCCTATGTCGCGTGCAGCATCACCGGACTTGGAATGTTGGTTCACTTTTGGGGAACACTCACTCGATTCATCTCTCGCCGACGACGTGAAAACGAGCGAGCGTTGGCCGAATTTGGCAGCGAGGAATCCGCTGGCACTTCCAAATTTGCAGATGGCATCGAGGTCACCGCCGAACCGGCTTCACGGAAGAACTTGCCCGTCATCGTGTACCTCGCTGCAGTCGCGGCGTTGGTGACCGTGATTCTCGCCCCCAGTGTCTCTCTGAAGAACAAATTGAAACCGGCTGACCGAGCCAGCGAATTTGACTTGGCGGCTCTTGGCAAGGTGCCAGTGCAGTACGGCGGCCGAGTGATGCCGCTCGACGCTTATGCACGGCAGACAATGAAAGCAATGACCAACAAGGATTCGTTGCCGCTGGATGCCGCACCAAGCGAAATCAAAGATCGAGTTGAAACGAAAAAGTTGTCCGCGGTGCAGTGGTTGATGGAGGTTGCCGTCGACGAACCGGCGCTGCGTTACCTGCCCATGTTCCGCATTGATGCCGAAGAAATTCGTGCCGAACTGGATCTAGACCGGCGAGAAAGCAAACTCTATTCGCTGGACGAAATCGGTAAAAACCTCGAACGATTCACGAAAATGGTGGAGGACGCTCGTGAAAAAGAATCGCTAGATCAAGACTTCAAGGACAAGAAGGCGATCGAACTGGACATGCGAACCCGGCAGTACACCGTTGCCGCCGCGATGCGTTTGCCAGTGCCCGAAGACATTCCAGCAAAATTCTTCCCCGAAGGAACCAGCGAACAAACGCGGCAACTGGTGGCTCTACGCCAACTTGAGCGGCAGATGAATAGCTTGGCTCAAATGTCTGCACCGGCGATCATTCCACCATCAATGGAACTGGCCACCAACAGCGAACAACAAGCCGACTGGACCGCTTTTGCCCCCGCATTCTTTGACATGGCCAAGAACGGCATCGCTCCGAAAGACAGCCAACCTGGCATTCGCACTTTCGGTGAATTGATTCGAGAATATGGCGAGGGCGATCCTGCTGCGTTCAACCAAGCTCTCGATGACCATTTGGCCGCAGTCCAAGCCTACAACATTCCTGGCTACGACCACTTTGCCGTTTCACTGGAACAATGGTTAGGTGCCGCCAATCCAACCGCGATTGCAACGGGGCTCTATATCCTGGCCATCATCTTGGGACTGATCTATTTCGCAATCGATTCACCACGACTGGGCAATGCGGTTTGGGGAACCATCGCAATTGCGTTCATCATTCACACGATCGTGATCCTGTCTCGCGTCTACATCACCGGTCGTGCTCCGGTTATCAATCTTTACTCATCGGCGATCTTCATCGGCTGGGCAGCCGTGTTGTTTGGCTTGGTGGTCGAACGCATCTTCCGTTACGGCACCGGCAACATGCTCGCCGCCGTCGCTGGCATGATGACTTTGCGAGTCGCTTACAACCTGACGCTGAACGTTGGCCAAGCCGAAACGATGGGCGTCCTGCAAGCAGTGCTGGACACTCAGTTCTGGCTTAGCACGCACGTGATCAGCGTTTCGCTCGGATACGTTGCAACCCTTGTCGCTGGTCTGCTCGGCATCGGGTATTTGATCTCCGGTTGGATCAACGCCAGCGATCGAGCCCGTCGCGATTTGTACCGCTGTGTCTACGGAGCCTCCTGCTTTGGCATTCTGTTCAGCTTCATCGGAACCGTGCTCGGCGGGCTTTGGGCCGACGATTCCTGGGGTCGCTTCTGGGGCTGGGACCCGAAAGAAAATGGAGCTCTCTTGATCGTGATTTGGAATGCTTTGATGCTCCACGCTCGTTGGGACGGGATGGTCAAAGCTCGCGGGTTCGCCATCCTTGCCATTGGCGGCAACATCATCACCGCCTGGAGTTGGTTCGGAACCAACGAACTTGGCATTGGCCTGCACAGCTATGGCTTCACTGAAGGTATGTTGCGAAACCTGGCGATCTTCTTCGCCACCCAGTTCGCCTTCATCGCCGCGGGCCTGCTCATTCCCTCCCGCAGCCCACTCTCCGACGAGTCGTAA
- a CDS encoding dihydrolipoyllysine-residue succinyltransferase component of 2-oxoglutarate dehydrogenase complex codes for MSDFRRTSCVPMFASVFCVGLLSILAGCSQEAPIVTYQVPTKMPAVLAAEDTRTIAAILPQKDQAWFFKIMGRESAVDSIDDTFREFVENVEFEDGKPNLDSVPADWRKGADRTMRFASYDINTPVQQLDLSVSQLSRMDDWSDFVVMNVNRWRKQVGLSESQKEWAAAETMTWSGADSEEFADVPAIWVDVTGSASDAGPPMMAGGAPFASMAGGPMTGGASNAAPASDPHAGLPRDAQEAIEQAKASGASMPAAKEKAFPKESASDNAPKSDPALDFDRPEGWRDGRMSMMRMAAFNAGPEEASAEITVISAGGDLRGNVARWMGQVDGGQPDDADVDQALESAEKLTVAGRDAQRFILHPKDKSDDNQASSIDATIVPLENDFSLFIKMVGPAEVIADQDEAMRSFLKSLKY; via the coding sequence ATGTCTGATTTCCGCCGGACGTCATGTGTCCCGATGTTCGCCAGCGTTTTCTGCGTTGGACTGCTGAGCATCCTGGCTGGATGCTCGCAAGAAGCACCGATCGTCACCTACCAAGTGCCGACCAAAATGCCGGCGGTCTTGGCCGCCGAAGACACTCGCACGATCGCCGCAATTCTGCCACAGAAGGACCAAGCTTGGTTCTTCAAGATCATGGGTCGCGAATCAGCGGTCGACTCGATCGACGACACCTTTCGTGAGTTCGTTGAGAACGTCGAATTTGAAGACGGCAAACCAAACTTGGACTCGGTCCCTGCGGACTGGCGAAAAGGTGCTGACCGAACGATGCGATTCGCCTCGTATGACATCAACACGCCTGTTCAGCAACTTGACCTCAGTGTTTCGCAGCTCTCTCGAATGGATGACTGGTCGGACTTCGTTGTCATGAACGTGAACCGCTGGCGAAAGCAGGTGGGACTGTCTGAAAGCCAAAAGGAATGGGCCGCGGCTGAGACCATGACTTGGTCGGGTGCGGACTCAGAAGAGTTTGCCGACGTTCCTGCGATCTGGGTCGACGTCACCGGCAGCGCCTCGGACGCCGGCCCACCAATGATGGCCGGCGGAGCACCGTTTGCCTCGATGGCTGGCGGCCCCATGACAGGCGGAGCCTCCAATGCGGCGCCCGCATCGGACCCGCACGCTGGTTTGCCACGCGATGCACAGGAAGCGATCGAACAAGCCAAAGCCAGCGGAGCATCGATGCCAGCGGCAAAAGAAAAAGCGTTCCCGAAAGAGTCCGCCAGCGACAACGCACCCAAATCCGATCCCGCTCTCGACTTTGACCGGCCCGAGGGATGGCGAGACGGCCGAATGAGCATGATGCGAATGGCGGCGTTCAATGCTGGCCCCGAAGAAGCCTCCGCGGAGATCACGGTGATTTCTGCCGGTGGTGATTTGCGAGGCAACGTGGCTCGATGGATGGGACAAGTCGACGGCGGACAACCTGACGACGCAGATGTCGACCAAGCCCTGGAATCGGCCGAGAAGTTGACCGTTGCGGGACGCGACGCCCAGCGGTTCATTCTTCATCCGAAAGACAAGAGCGACGACAACCAAGCATCTTCGATTGATGCGACGATCGTGCCGCTCGAAAACGATTTCAGCCTGTTCATTAAAATGGTCGGTCCGGCTGAAGTGATCGCGGACCAAGACGAAGCGATGCGAAGTTTTTTGAAGTCCCTGAAGTACTGA
- a CDS encoding class I SAM-dependent methyltransferase gives MVCLSEPVAPVEESETRFAFGKNWASFLDRFDTERLQHATSSLKTLLQAESLAGKRFLDIGSGSGLFSLAAVSMGAEVVSVDLDDDSVACTRALRERAVAENPTVAEQWQVHQGSALDAEWLTSLGTFDVVYSWGVLHHTGQMNVAIEATSSVVAPGGQYAIAIYNDQGGGSRRWLQIKQGYHRLPAFLRPAYVVLVAGCYELKFALARLARGRNPLPFADWRAKKSDRGMNAWHDWVDWIGGLPFEVAKPEAIILPLREKGFVLDNLTTVGSGWGCNEYVFCRCK, from the coding sequence GTGGTTTGCTTGAGTGAGCCCGTGGCGCCCGTCGAAGAGTCGGAAACCCGGTTCGCGTTTGGCAAGAACTGGGCGTCGTTTTTGGATCGGTTTGACACCGAACGGCTGCAGCACGCAACGTCTTCATTGAAGACGCTCTTGCAGGCGGAATCACTGGCAGGCAAACGGTTCCTCGACATTGGATCCGGCAGCGGTCTGTTTTCACTGGCCGCTGTTTCGATGGGCGCCGAAGTCGTCAGCGTGGATTTGGACGACGACAGCGTGGCTTGCACACGGGCTCTTCGTGAGCGAGCGGTCGCGGAGAACCCGACTGTGGCTGAGCAATGGCAAGTTCACCAAGGCTCGGCGCTCGATGCGGAGTGGTTGACTTCGCTTGGAACGTTTGACGTTGTCTACAGTTGGGGAGTGCTCCATCACACCGGCCAAATGAATGTGGCGATCGAGGCAACCTCATCGGTGGTCGCACCTGGTGGTCAGTACGCGATTGCGATCTACAACGATCAAGGTGGAGGGAGCCGACGATGGTTGCAGATCAAGCAAGGTTATCATCGCCTGCCTGCCTTTTTACGCCCGGCGTATGTCGTTCTGGTCGCAGGTTGCTACGAACTGAAATTCGCACTCGCGAGGCTGGCCCGAGGCCGCAACCCGCTGCCGTTTGCAGATTGGCGAGCGAAGAAGTCCGACCGCGGCATGAACGCCTGGCATGACTGGGTCGATTGGATTGGTGGGCTGCCGTTTGAAGTCGCCAAGCCCGAAGCGATCATTCTCCCGCTTCGCGAAAAAGGGTTTGTGCTCGACAACCTCACGACGGTTGGCTCCGGATGGGGATGCAACGAGTATGTGTTTTGCCGTTGCAAATGA
- a CDS encoding sulfatase family protein translates to MQIDVTTAQSRIRFVVGLFLLCAAASSVPSRAAADDPQPNILFILCDDHRFDCLGVAGHPFLETPHLDTMARDGAMLRRAYVTTSLCSPSRASILTGQYAHNHRVVDNYHAVDPNLVFFPESLQNAGYQTAFIGKWHMGGDIDDPQRGFDHWVSFRGQGTYWPDGHGTTREVPQTTYDGFNVNGKRVPQRGYITDELTEYSLDWLNGRDPDKPFFLYVSHKAVHADFVPADRHRGRYDNEPLPIEIPTTEAMEAGDKPMWVRNQRNSRHGVDFGYNLPGFSPEVYYRRYCESLLAVDDSVGKLREFLEQQKLDQNTIVVYMGDNGFQFGDHGLIDKRTAYEASAKVPLLVVAPGKIPAGVRFDGLVGNIDIAPTLLEAADAPDLENINGQSVWQSICSGDSSALKDRTLLYEYYWERNYPHTPTLHAVIGGQFKYIRCHGLWDRDELYDLESDPGEMQNLIHDSRYADRVESLNQQLWQLLKNSTGMEMPLLEDHGPRFPRRDANQSPQAAFPKEYFSDQ, encoded by the coding sequence ATGCAAATTGATGTCACCACAGCCCAATCGCGAATCCGTTTCGTGGTTGGGCTTTTTTTGCTCTGTGCTGCCGCCTCGTCCGTCCCAAGTCGCGCAGCAGCGGATGATCCCCAACCCAACATCCTGTTCATCCTCTGCGATGACCATCGCTTCGATTGCCTGGGTGTTGCTGGGCATCCGTTCCTAGAAACACCTCACCTCGACACGATGGCTCGCGACGGGGCAATGCTCCGCCGAGCCTATGTGACGACGTCGCTGTGCTCACCCAGTCGAGCGTCGATCCTGACCGGGCAATACGCACACAACCACCGTGTTGTCGACAACTACCACGCGGTGGATCCGAACCTGGTTTTCTTCCCCGAATCACTGCAGAACGCTGGCTATCAAACCGCGTTCATTGGCAAGTGGCACATGGGCGGCGACATCGATGATCCGCAACGTGGCTTTGACCACTGGGTATCGTTTCGCGGCCAAGGCACGTATTGGCCCGATGGTCACGGGACCACTCGCGAAGTGCCTCAAACCACCTACGACGGGTTCAATGTCAATGGAAAACGCGTTCCACAACGCGGCTACATCACAGATGAATTGACCGAATATTCGCTCGATTGGCTGAACGGACGCGACCCTGACAAGCCGTTCTTCTTGTATGTCAGCCACAAAGCCGTGCATGCGGATTTCGTCCCCGCCGATCGGCATCGCGGCCGATACGACAACGAACCGTTGCCGATCGAAATCCCGACTACCGAAGCGATGGAAGCTGGCGACAAACCCATGTGGGTCCGCAACCAACGTAACAGTCGCCACGGAGTTGATTTTGGCTACAACCTGCCCGGCTTCAGCCCGGAAGTCTACTACCGTCGTTATTGCGAATCGCTGCTGGCCGTGGACGATTCCGTTGGCAAACTCCGCGAGTTTCTAGAACAGCAAAAACTCGATCAAAACACGATCGTCGTTTACATGGGCGACAACGGTTTTCAGTTCGGCGACCATGGACTGATCGACAAACGCACCGCCTACGAAGCCAGTGCGAAGGTGCCGCTGCTGGTCGTCGCTCCCGGAAAGATTCCCGCGGGCGTTCGCTTCGATGGGCTGGTTGGCAACATCGACATCGCTCCGACGCTTTTGGAAGCAGCCGACGCTCCGGATCTAGAAAACATCAACGGGCAAAGCGTTTGGCAATCGATCTGTTCTGGCGACTCATCGGCCCTGAAAGATCGCACGCTTCTTTACGAGTACTACTGGGAACGAAACTACCCGCACACGCCAACGCTTCACGCGGTCATCGGCGGTCAATTCAAGTACATCCGCTGCCACGGGCTGTGGGATCGAGACGAGCTCTACGATCTCGAGTCAGACCCCGGCGAAATGCAAAACTTGATCCATGATTCGAGGTATGCTGATCGGGTCGAATCGCTGAACCAGCAATTGTGGCAACTGTTGAAGAACAGCACCGGCATGGAGATGCCTTTGCTGGAAGATCACGGCCCACGGTTCCCACGTCGCGACGCGAACCAGTCTCCCCAAGCCGCTTTTCCGAAGGAATACTTTTCGGATCAGTGA
- a CDS encoding sulfatase family protein, whose product MNAPHRFLLALPALCLALVVSEPASAQDAPLNVVVILSDDQAWNDYSFMGHPHIQTPNLDRLAKESLTFTRGYSPVSLCRPSLATIISGLYPHQHGVVGNDPPWAGMQNGERRPAHNQPAYVKNRMDYLQHVDNLDCHPELLAPHGYRSLQTGKWWEGKPSRAGFTDAMTHGDFTRDGRHGDQGLKIGREGMQVIDEFLADTQAKEQPFYLWYAPFLPHAPHNPPERLLAKYRDKTDSLPMAKYWAMCEWFDETCGDLLGLLEKHSLAENTLVVYVTDNGWINQTTSSRYAPRSKRSPNEGGTRTPIMYRLPGVIEPRMDTTHLASTIDVVPTTQKLLGFEVPEGLPGIDVLDSDELELRDAIYGEIFEHDIQSMDDPAPSLQYRWVIQGEYKLIDPSSRMTKQSPELYNVVNDPHENENLADQQPEKVETLQSLLDEWYSPDSA is encoded by the coding sequence ATGAACGCTCCCCACCGTTTTCTGCTGGCATTGCCGGCACTGTGCCTCGCCCTTGTTGTCAGCGAACCCGCCTCCGCGCAAGACGCCCCGCTCAACGTCGTCGTGATTCTCAGTGACGACCAAGCTTGGAACGATTACTCGTTCATGGGCCATCCCCACATCCAGACGCCCAACTTGGATCGTCTGGCAAAGGAAAGCCTGACGTTCACTCGCGGATACTCGCCCGTCAGCCTGTGCCGTCCATCGCTGGCAACCATCATCAGCGGACTCTACCCACACCAACATGGTGTTGTTGGAAATGATCCTCCGTGGGCAGGAATGCAAAATGGCGAGCGTCGACCGGCGCACAACCAACCGGCCTACGTCAAAAACCGGATGGACTACCTGCAGCACGTCGACAACTTGGATTGCCATCCGGAACTGCTAGCACCGCATGGCTATCGCAGCTTGCAAACCGGCAAATGGTGGGAAGGCAAACCATCTCGTGCGGGCTTCACCGACGCGATGACACATGGCGACTTCACCCGCGACGGTCGCCATGGTGACCAAGGCCTGAAGATTGGCCGAGAAGGAATGCAGGTCATCGATGAATTCTTGGCGGACACCCAAGCCAAAGAGCAACCGTTCTATCTTTGGTACGCACCATTCTTGCCGCACGCACCGCACAATCCGCCGGAGCGTTTGCTAGCAAAATACCGCGACAAAACGGACTCCTTGCCGATGGCCAAGTACTGGGCCATGTGCGAGTGGTTTGACGAAACCTGCGGTGACCTCTTGGGTTTGCTCGAGAAGCACTCGCTCGCCGAAAACACACTGGTCGTCTATGTCACCGACAACGGCTGGATCAACCAAACCACGTCGAGTCGCTACGCACCACGCAGCAAACGAAGTCCGAACGAGGGCGGCACACGCACGCCAATCATGTACCGATTGCCCGGCGTGATTGAACCGCGAATGGACACGACCCATTTGGCGTCCACGATCGATGTTGTTCCTACCACACAAAAATTGCTTGGTTTTGAGGTCCCCGAAGGTCTGCCTGGAATCGACGTCTTAGACTCTGATGAACTGGAACTGCGTGACGCAATCTATGGAGAGATTTTCGAGCACGACATTCAATCGATGGATGATCCAGCCCCCAGTTTGCAGTACCGCTGGGTCATTCAGGGCGAATACAAGTTGATTGATCCATCAAGTCGCATGACGAAGCAATCGCCTGAACTCTACAATGTCGTGAATGATCCGCACGAAAACGAAAACCTGGCGGATCAACAACCGGAGAAGGTCGAAACGCTGCAATCGCTGTTGGATGAATGGTATTCACCTGACTCGGCGTGA
- a CDS encoding FdhF/YdeP family oxidoreductase: protein MKVDSMKVGSGGGFRAIWYTFKKGRETGSIWKLYKAMRTRNSCKTCAVGMGGQKGGMVNETGSFPEVCKKSLQAMVADMQPGIEPPFWKKTSVEQLAAMTPRELEHLGRLIHPVRYRQGDSHYETITWEEAFDTIAGKLASLSPEETFWYFSGRSSNEAGFLLQLLARVYGTNNVNNCSFYCHQASGVGLQSSVGSGTATIQLEDLEKSDCVFLIGGNPASNHPRLMTSLMHVRRRGGKVIVINPVEETGLVTFRIPSDPISLLKGTKVATHYIKPHIGGDLALLWGIAKSLQETNQIDLPFLQNHCNGHEEYLAALQAFEWEELESKSGVDRSEMESIAALYAKSERAVFSWTMGITHHAHGVENVQAIANLAMCRGMVGRPGSGLMPIRGHSNVQGIGSVGVTPKLKQQIFDALQEHFGVELPTTEGLDTLACMEDAASGKIKAGFCLGGNLFGSNPDATFAGEALSNLDLNVMMNTTMNTGHAHGLAKETIILPVLARDEEPEPTTQESMFNFVRLSDGGPRRLPGPRSEVEVIATLGARLLPDAKGIDWKQMHHTSTIRDWIGRVVPGYGKISSIDKTKEEFQIDGRTFYEPQFGTEDGRAVMHCHSIPDLKGTAENELRLMTVRSEGQFNTVVYEEEDLYRNQDRRDIILMNPDDLQRLGLTHDQRVTVENEVGSMPGILARGYEKIRPGNALMYYPESNVLVARYADPQSKTPAFKGVVVRVVAE, encoded by the coding sequence TTGAAAGTCGATTCGATGAAAGTTGGCAGTGGCGGTGGCTTCCGAGCCATTTGGTACACGTTCAAAAAAGGGCGTGAGACCGGCAGCATTTGGAAGCTCTACAAAGCCATGCGGACTCGAAACTCATGCAAGACCTGCGCGGTCGGCATGGGTGGCCAAAAAGGCGGGATGGTCAACGAAACGGGTTCCTTCCCGGAAGTCTGCAAAAAGAGTTTGCAGGCCATGGTCGCGGACATGCAGCCCGGCATCGAACCACCGTTTTGGAAAAAGACCTCGGTCGAGCAACTCGCGGCGATGACTCCTCGCGAGCTCGAACACCTTGGTCGGTTGATCCATCCGGTTCGCTACCGGCAAGGTGACTCGCACTACGAAACGATCACCTGGGAAGAAGCTTTCGACACCATCGCTGGCAAGCTCGCTTCATTGTCGCCCGAAGAAACGTTCTGGTACTTCAGCGGCCGCAGCAGCAACGAAGCCGGCTTCTTGTTGCAGTTGCTCGCTCGTGTTTACGGAACGAACAACGTCAACAACTGCAGCTTCTATTGCCACCAAGCCAGCGGAGTTGGATTGCAAAGCAGCGTCGGCAGCGGAACGGCCACAATCCAGCTTGAAGACCTGGAGAAATCCGACTGCGTTTTCCTGATTGGCGGCAACCCAGCCAGCAACCACCCGCGGCTGATGACCAGCCTGATGCACGTCCGCCGTCGCGGTGGAAAAGTCATCGTCATCAACCCGGTCGAAGAAACCGGTTTGGTCACGTTCCGAATTCCCAGCGATCCGATCTCGTTGCTAAAAGGCACCAAGGTTGCGACGCACTACATCAAACCACACATCGGTGGTGACTTGGCGTTGCTATGGGGCATCGCGAAATCGCTGCAAGAGACCAACCAAATCGACCTGCCGTTCTTGCAAAACCACTGCAACGGTCACGAAGAATACCTCGCCGCACTGCAAGCGTTTGAGTGGGAAGAACTCGAAAGCAAATCGGGTGTAGACCGATCCGAGATGGAATCGATCGCAGCGTTGTACGCCAAGAGTGAACGAGCGGTGTTCTCGTGGACGATGGGAATCACACACCACGCTCATGGTGTTGAAAACGTCCAAGCGATCGCCAACCTCGCGATGTGCCGCGGCATGGTCGGACGCCCGGGCAGTGGCCTGATGCCAATTCGCGGGCACAGCAACGTGCAGGGCATCGGCAGCGTCGGCGTCACACCAAAACTCAAGCAACAAATCTTTGACGCGTTGCAAGAACACTTTGGCGTCGAACTTCCCACCACGGAAGGCCTCGACACGCTCGCCTGCATGGAAGACGCCGCGTCGGGAAAGATCAAAGCCGGGTTCTGCTTGGGTGGCAACCTGTTTGGGTCCAACCCGGATGCAACCTTCGCCGGCGAAGCCCTGTCGAATCTCGATCTTAACGTGATGATGAACACCACGATGAACACGGGACATGCTCACGGGCTCGCCAAGGAAACCATCATCTTGCCCGTCCTCGCACGCGACGAAGAACCCGAACCGACCACGCAAGAATCGATGTTCAACTTCGTCAGGTTGAGTGACGGCGGCCCTCGACGGTTGCCCGGTCCTCGCAGCGAAGTTGAGGTTATCGCGACGTTGGGTGCACGATTGCTTCCCGACGCGAAAGGCATCGATTGGAAACAGATGCACCACACATCCACGATCCGAGACTGGATCGGGCGGGTTGTGCCTGGCTACGGAAAGATCAGCTCGATCGACAAAACCAAAGAAGAGTTCCAGATCGACGGGCGCACGTTCTACGAACCTCAATTTGGCACCGAGGACGGACGAGCGGTAATGCATTGCCACTCGATCCCCGACCTCAAGGGCACTGCTGAAAATGAACTGCGGCTGATGACCGTACGCAGCGAAGGCCAATTCAACACAGTCGTTTACGAAGAGGAAGACCTGTACCGCAACCAAGATCGGCGGGACATCATCCTGATGAATCCCGATGATCTGCAGCGACTCGGTCTGACTCACGACCAACGCGTGACCGTCGAAAACGAAGTCGGATCGATGCCCGGCATCCTTGCGCGTGGATACGAGAAAATCCGTCCGGGCAACGCTTTGATGTACTACCCCGAATCAAACGTTTTGGTCGCACGCTATGCCGATCCGCAAAGCAAAACACCGGCCTTCAAAGGCGTGGTCGTTCGCGTCGTCGCGGAGTGA